From Sporosarcina sp. Marseille-Q4943, the proteins below share one genomic window:
- a CDS encoding septum formation initiator family protein — MEQRKRKSSKTVASIETEYIRSLRKKEMWRNTQKKRLQKKLFIYAVIAFAVLGGMTKMYIQQKQTLQEIEQEKVETLAKLEEVKEEQELLKKQLVKLDDDDYIAKLARKEYFLSDKNEIIFTVPENKKKKDEKDDGKE; from the coding sequence ATGGAGCAAAGGAAAAGGAAATCATCCAAGACCGTTGCATCGATTGAAACTGAATATATCCGCTCGTTGCGCAAAAAAGAAATGTGGAGAAACACGCAGAAGAAGCGGCTTCAGAAGAAACTGTTCATCTATGCGGTGATCGCTTTCGCGGTGCTCGGCGGTATGACGAAAATGTATATTCAGCAAAAGCAGACGCTGCAAGAGATAGAACAGGAAAAAGTGGAAACGCTCGCCAAGTTGGAAGAAGTGAAGGAAGAGCAAGAACTTCTTAAAAAACAGCTTGTGAAATTGGATGACGATGACTATATTGCCAAGCTTGCACGGAAAGAATATTTTTTATCTGATAAAAATGAAATCATCTTCACCGTCCCAGAAAATAAGAAGAAAAAAGACGAAAAAGATGACGGAAAAGAGTAG
- the yabQ gene encoding spore cortex biosynthesis protein YabQ: protein MSLSVQFLSLLAMIGTGIGAGVLMDLIGTGVDATGKKSIIRKYAVPLEVVGWIVIGCASFYVLFVVRDGAWRMYDPVAQICGMLLYASIFHRPFRFLGRILNMLIIKPIWFIVRLVAKIISRTFQLLIKIVRFLLSPFIFLYYKVSDSLFKSAEK, encoded by the coding sequence ATGAGTCTCTCCGTCCAGTTTCTTAGTCTTCTTGCAATGATTGGGACAGGCATCGGGGCCGGGGTTTTGATGGATTTGATCGGAACGGGCGTGGATGCGACCGGTAAGAAATCGATCATCCGGAAATACGCGGTCCCCTTGGAAGTGGTCGGATGGATTGTAATCGGGTGTGCATCGTTCTACGTTCTTTTCGTCGTCCGGGATGGGGCATGGAGGATGTATGACCCGGTTGCTCAAATTTGCGGAATGCTTTTATACGCCTCGATTTTCCACCGGCCTTTCAGATTTTTGGGTAGAATCCTGAACATGTTGATTATCAAGCCGATCTGGTTCATCGTCAGGCTCGTGGCGAAGATCATCAGCCGAACGTTCCAGCTTCTCATCAAGATTGTGAGATTTCTTCTTTCTCCATTCATCTTTCTTTATTATAAAGTCTCTGACTCTCTCTTTAAATCCGCTGAGAAATAA
- the mazG gene encoding nucleoside triphosphate pyrophosphohydrolase, protein MNTITIIGLGAGDLDQLSLGTYRKLKEAAFVVARTDQHPAIVELRAEGMAIESFDDVYIENDAFEQVYEEITEQLLSMAKEKAVTYVVPGHPLVAERTVQLLIEKERAGVVELEIAGGNSFLDPIFAALRIDPIEGFQLLDGTDMKRDDVMMTQHVLIGQVYDAFIASEVKLSLMEKYAYDHPVTIVTAAGSSLEKLRTVPLFELDRETEIDNLTTVYVPPVEEREERLKEWSTFREIIAALRAPDGCPWDREQTHESLKRYLIEEAHELLEAIDQEDDEGIIEELGDVLLQVFLHAQIGEDDGYFAMEDILQSIGDKMIRRHPHVFGNHNVENSDEVLKNWQEIKKEEKPQAESLLDGQARHSSSLLTSFNYQKEAAKVGFDWPDITGAFDKFEEEWQEFKEEVANGTKQSQTDELGDVLFTLVNLSRFLKLSPEEAMAHANEKFKRRFSFVEQSVKNGRGEFSAYTLDELEEFWQLAKGREKE, encoded by the coding sequence ATGAATACAATTACGATTATCGGCCTTGGTGCCGGGGATCTTGATCAGCTGTCCCTTGGCACATACCGGAAGCTGAAGGAAGCTGCGTTCGTCGTTGCAAGGACGGACCAGCATCCGGCCATTGTTGAATTAAGGGCGGAAGGCATGGCGATAGAGAGCTTCGATGACGTTTATATTGAAAATGATGCGTTTGAGCAAGTGTATGAGGAAATTACGGAGCAATTATTATCGATGGCAAAAGAGAAGGCGGTTACGTATGTCGTGCCAGGCCATCCGCTCGTCGCAGAGCGCACAGTTCAATTATTGATTGAAAAAGAACGTGCTGGCGTAGTCGAGCTTGAAATTGCAGGAGGCAACAGCTTCCTCGATCCGATTTTTGCAGCGCTTCGGATCGATCCGATTGAAGGATTCCAGTTGCTCGATGGCACAGACATGAAGCGCGATGACGTGATGATGACGCAGCATGTGCTGATCGGCCAAGTGTATGATGCGTTTATCGCTTCTGAAGTGAAGCTGTCGCTTATGGAGAAGTATGCGTATGACCATCCCGTGACAATCGTGACGGCAGCAGGCTCTTCATTGGAAAAGCTCCGGACTGTGCCGTTGTTCGAATTGGATCGTGAGACGGAAATCGATAATTTGACGACGGTTTATGTGCCTCCTGTTGAGGAGCGCGAAGAGCGTTTGAAGGAATGGTCGACGTTCCGGGAAATCATCGCAGCGTTACGTGCTCCGGACGGCTGCCCGTGGGACCGGGAGCAGACGCATGAATCGTTGAAGCGGTATTTAATCGAGGAAGCGCATGAATTGCTCGAAGCGATTGACCAGGAGGACGATGAAGGCATCATCGAGGAATTAGGCGACGTGTTGCTACAAGTGTTCTTGCATGCGCAAATCGGCGAGGACGACGGCTATTTTGCAATGGAAGATATCTTGCAGTCAATCGGCGATAAAATGATTCGCCGCCATCCGCATGTGTTCGGCAATCATAATGTGGAAAATTCGGATGAGGTTTTAAAAAATTGGCAGGAGATTAAGAAAGAAGAGAAGCCGCAAGCTGAGTCGCTCTTGGATGGACAAGCACGCCATAGTTCTTCCTTGCTCACTTCATTTAATTACCAAAAGGAAGCGGCGAAGGTCGGATTCGATTGGCCGGATATAACAGGAGCTTTCGATAAATTTGAGGAAGAATGGCAGGAATTCAAAGAGGAAGTGGCGAATGGAACGAAGCAGAGCCAGACGGATGAGCTGGGGGATGTCCTATTCACACTCGTCAACTTGTCGAGATTTTTGAAGCTGTCCCCCGAGGAAGCGATGGCGCATGCGAACGAGAAATTCAAACGGCGCTTTTCGTTCGTCGAGCAAAGCGTAAAGAACGGGAGAGGAGAATTCTCCGCCTATACGCTTGATGAACTCGAGGAATTTTGGCAACTGGCAAAGGGGAGGGAAAAGGAATGA
- a CDS encoding RNA-binding S4 domain-containing protein: MRIDKFLKVSRLIKRRTLAKQVADQGRITINGKVSKASSVVKPGDELAIRFGQKIVTAKVEALKDSTKKEDAASMYTILKEEKLDKVEPEFIDDED, from the coding sequence ATGAGAATAGATAAGTTTTTGAAGGTTTCACGTCTGATTAAAAGACGGACATTGGCGAAGCAAGTGGCAGACCAAGGCCGTATTACGATCAATGGCAAGGTGTCAAAAGCATCGTCGGTCGTCAAACCGGGCGACGAGCTTGCCATCCGATTCGGACAAAAGATTGTAACGGCAAAAGTCGAGGCACTGAAAGATTCAACGAAGAAAGAAGACGCTGCATCTATGTATACGATCTTGAAGGAAGAGAAGCTGGACAAGGTGGAACCTGAATTTATTGACGATGAAGATTGA
- the yabP gene encoding sporulation protein YabP → MQIQTDNPTYAIPSGDHVITMRNRKRMDLTSVKTIDRFDQEEFIVRTSQGVLVIRGEELRIVHLDVDKGLLTLEGTITTMQYDEEDAGSRGFLHKLFG, encoded by the coding sequence ATGCAAATCCAGACCGACAATCCAACATACGCAATTCCATCAGGGGATCATGTCATCACAATGAGAAATCGAAAAAGAATGGATCTTACATCTGTCAAAACAATCGATCGGTTCGACCAAGAGGAGTTCATCGTACGGACTTCTCAAGGAGTATTAGTAATCCGCGGGGAGGAGCTGCGCATCGTCCATTTGGATGTAGACAAAGGGCTTCTTACATTGGAAGGCACGATCACCACGATGCAATATGACGAAGAAGATGCAGGTTCACGCGGTTTCCTCCATAAATTGTTTGGATGA
- a CDS encoding S1 domain-containing RNA-binding protein yields the protein MSIEVGSKLQGKVTGITNFGAFVELPNGSTGLVHISEVADNYVKDINDHLKVGDMVEVKVMNVGTDGKIGLSIRKAKPEAERPQRPQRPRHSGGRPSHNDRPENFEQKMAKFMKDSEERLSTLKRATESKRGGRGARRG from the coding sequence ATGTCAATTGAAGTAGGCAGCAAGTTACAGGGGAAAGTTACAGGGATCACAAACTTCGGTGCGTTCGTCGAACTGCCGAACGGTTCAACTGGTCTGGTCCATATTAGTGAAGTAGCGGACAATTATGTGAAGGATATCAATGACCACCTAAAAGTAGGCGATATGGTTGAAGTGAAAGTGATGAATGTCGGCACTGACGGAAAAATCGGTTTATCGATTAGAAAAGCGAAACCGGAAGCTGAACGTCCTCAACGCCCTCAACGTCCTCGTCACAGCGGTGGCCGTCCTAGCCATAATGACCGTCCAGAGAATTTCGAGCAAAAGATGGCTAAATTCATGAAAGACAGTGAAGAACGCCTTTCAACTTTGAAAAGAGCAACAGAATCTAAACGCGGTGGCCGTGGCGCAAGAAGAGGGTAA